In the Alligator mississippiensis isolate rAllMis1 chromosome 7, rAllMis1, whole genome shotgun sequence genome, one interval contains:
- the LOC102572485 gene encoding olfactory receptor 10A2-like, producing the protein MTQWNNSVIMEFMLLGISHRTELKLLFFLIFLSIYIFILFGNILVILATLCDPILCTPMYFFLRNLAFLDICYTTVTIPKMLTNLLMEKTTISFVGCSIQMYFFLFLGTAACYTLAVMSYDRYVAICNPFHYTAIMTKRICILLVSGCWVTGMSVSLGQTVLIFSMPFCNSSVINHFFCDVLPVMKLICAESYMNEEVEVILMSVLIIFIPFTLISVSYIHIIAAIIRIPSVYGRYKAVNTCSSHLTSVFLFYGSAMFMYLRPKSNWQPDLDKLLSLLYTVVPAMLNPIVYSLSNQQVKRALRKVLGRNTISQNT; encoded by the coding sequence ATGACACAGTGGAATAACTCTGTGATAATGGAATTCATGCTTCTAGGAATCTCACATCGCACAGAACTGAAGCTCCTGTTCTTTCTCATCTTCCTGTCCATCTACATCTTCATCCTGTTTGGAAATATTCTAGTTATCCTTGCCACATTGTGTGACCCCATCCTGTGCACACCTATGTACTTTTTCCTCAGGAACCTGGCCTTCCTGGATATCTGCTATACCACAGTCACCATTCCCAAGATGCTGACCAACCTCCTTATGGAGAAGACAACCATCTCCTTTGTTGGTTGTTCCATTCAGATgtacttctttcttttcttgggcACTGCAGCATGTTATACCTTGGCTGTCATGTCCTATGACCGCTATGTAGCGATCTGCAACCCTTTTCACTATACGGCCATCATGACCAAGAGGATCTGCATCCTGTTGGTCTCAGGGTGCTGGGTTACTGGCATGTCCGTGTCCCTGGGGCAAACAGTTTTAATATTCAGCATGCCCTTCTGCAACTCCAGTGTTATCAATCACTTCTTCTGTGATGTGTTGCCAGTTATGAAACTCATTTGTGCAGAATCATACATGAATGAGGAGGTGGAAGTGATTCTAATGAGTGTTTTAATCATTTTCATCCCTTTTACACTCATTTCGGTTTCCTATATTCACATAATTGCTGCCATCATTAGGATCCCATCGGTGTATGGGAGGTACAAGGCAGTCAACACGTGTTCCTCCCATCTTACATCTGTTTTCTTGTTCTATGGCAGTGCTATGTTTATGTATTTAAGACCTAAATCCAACTGGCAACCAGACCTGGATAAACTGCTTTCTCTCCTCTACACAGTGGTCCCAGCCATGCTGAATCCCATTGTTTACAGTCTAAGCAACCAACAGGTAAAAAGGGCACTAAGGAAAGTGTTAGGCAGGAACACAATTTCTCAGAACACATGA
- the LOC102572260 gene encoding olfactory receptor 10A5-like — protein sequence MEQGNHTVVTEFILLGFSNLLQLQVLLFVVFLVTFVITLTGNVLIILVTVADPTLQSPMYFFLWNLSFLEVCFNFVIVPKMLGNLLSENKSISFYGCVLQMYFFFFLGSSECFLLAAMAYDRYVAICNPLHYTIIMNRRVCIQLAVTSWFSGIPVGTVQTTWLFSFPFCGPNEVNHFFCDGPPVFKLVCANTSLFEMYALIGTIIVVMVPFLLILVSYIFIISNILRMPSAIGRRKAFSTCSSHLVVVTLFYSTSGLTYFWPKSTYSPGTKKLLSISYTVITPMLNPIIYSLRNKEVKEAMWKTLSRNILQKIDMIVHFPRGSVFQVLDILSVVLSQKRMQVGKYRSWQL from the exons ATGGAACAGGGAAATCATACTGTAGTCACTGAGTTCATTCTTCTGGGGTTTTCCAATCTCCTCCAGCTCCAGGTGCTGCTTTTTGTGGTGTTTCTGGTTACTTTTGTAATAACACTGACTGGAAATGTTCTGATTATCTTAGTCACAGTGGCTGACCCTACTTTACAGagccccatgtactttttcctctgGAACCTGTCCTTTTTAGAGGTTTGCTTCAACTTTGTCATTGTCCCTAAAATGCTGGGGAATCTCCTCTCTGAGAATAAATCCATCTCCTTCTATGGGTGTGTCCTccaaatgtatttcttttttttcttagggAGTTCTGAGTGCTTTCTCTTAGCTGCAATGGCTTATGACCGCTATGTTGCCATCTGCAACCCACTGCATTACACCATCATCATGAATAGGAGAGTTTGCATCCAGCTAGCAGTGACTTCATGGTTCTCAGGGATACCTGTGGGGACTGTGCAAACCACATGGCTTTTTAGTTTCCCTTTCTGTGGGCCCAATGAAGtcaaccatttcttctgtgatggACCTCCCGTGTTCAAATTGGTCTGTGCTAACACCTCCCTGTTTGAGATGTATGCCCTCATAGGCACTATAATAGTTGTCATGGTACCCTTCTTGCTGATCCTGGTCTcctacatttttattatttctaacATCCTGAGGATGCCATCAGCTATAGGCAGACGCAAAGCCTTCTCTACCTGCTCTTCACACCTTGTGGTGGTAACTCTGTTCTACAGCACATCTGGCTTGACATACTTTTGGCCAAAATCCACCTATTCCCCAGGCACCAAGAAGCTTCTCTCTATCTCCTACACAGTCATTACTCCCATGTTAAACCCGATTATCTACAGCCTAAGGAACAAGGAAGTGAAGGAAGCCATGTGGAAAACACTGAGCAGGAATATTT TACAGAAAATTGACATGATAGTGCATTTTCCTAGAGGTTCAGTTTTCCAGGTCTTGGATATCCTGAGTGTAGTTCTGAGCCAAAAGAGGATGCAAGTTGGAAAATACAGAAGCTGGCAATTGTGA